The Candidatus Obscuribacterales bacterium DNA window GAAAGACTTGGGAGATTTTCTAAACCTGCCTGTACAGACTGAACCTATTCTTGCTGAGGAAAAGGTTTCTCGGCTTTAAGTTTCACAGATTATTTTCTTCATGTAGAAATTCTTATTGTTTTCACTCCAATAAGGACGATCGCTTGAAGATGCTACTTTTCGAAGCGTGGCAAGAGGTAGATGATAGGATATGAGCAGATCCGCTCCGAGCAAGCATCTGGCACGCCTTATGGCCCCCATACATCAATCTTACTCCTATAATTAAGGCATGGATAAAATACGGGATAGCTGGAGGGGATCGAGGGAACGCACTAAACTCAGAGGTAGCGCTTGTTCACTCAGATAATCAGCATAGGTCGCCCGCAGAAAACCTCGATAGTTAGGATCATTCGCCACGTAGGTTTGGAAAAAAGCCACGCTCATGGCATTCACATAGCGATGGGCGATCGCTGGATCTGGGCCAACGATATTGGAGGGTAGAAGCAGAGCTTCGCTGCCATTTGCAGAGCTACCCAGGGTAGAGAAGTGGGTGCCTCCCTGCATCAACACAAGATATTTATTGAGGCTGCCCAACCACGTGAAAGGACGGATTTGCTCAGGTAGAGCTGGGGCGATCGTATCGGCATTGCCAGTCATCACCATCACAGGTTTTTCAATTTGGTTAAAACCATTTTGGCCGATGATGCCGCTACCAATGGGGTTAATGGCGATCGCTGCTACAATCCGATCATCTTTCAAGGATTGATCGAGGGTTTCCCAGGGTAAGTCTAGCGCTTGGCATTGCAGCAGCAAAGATAAATTAAGCCAGCTATCGTCATAACAAGACTGAATTAACCGTTCTCCATGGAGTGTACCGCCGATCAGGGTAAGAGCCGTATATCCACCTAAAGACTGGCCAATGATGCCCGTTTTCTCTAGATTCATGCGACCCGAGAGTTGAGGATGGGTGCGATTGAGGCGTTCCAGTTCATCCAGCAAAAAGGTAATGTCGAGAGGGCGATCAACAAATTCCTGGGGAGACGTTACTTCTCGCACTCGCCCCTGCACAAGAGCTTGGATTTGCATGGCATTGCTGCCAGGGTGCTCCAACACCGCCACCACAAAACCATGGGAAGAAAGATGATCCGCAAGATAACGATAGGTAGTGCGATCGCTTCCCAGACCATGGGAAATAATGATCACCGGCGCAGGCATAGGTGGCGTGGGGCTGCCGAGAGTTGCCGTAATGGGGACATAGACATCCACATCAAAGGCGCGATCGCGGCGACGATCGCGAAGATTTAGGGTAACCGTCTGCCAGTCGTATAAACCTATATCATGGGGATTCCGAACACCCATCGAATCAATCGGTGCTTCCACCCTAGATTCAAAAGTAGCTTGGGTTTGAATAATCTGAATCGCTTGGGTCGTTTGGTTGATCAGATTTTCCACCTCACTCACAAAGCTGAGGGTAGCATCAACACTAATGCGTAAGTCGGTGAGGGGAAACTCCTTGAGCACATTCAATGGCGTTAGACCATCGTCAGAATCAGCCGCAAGAATCAGGGCAGCCCGAATGGCGCGAGGGGCCGCCTCCGGAGATTGGGTACGGATGATCCGGCTGATTCGTTCCAGCAGCGCTTCGCCTTGATCAGTATAGAGAAATTGAGCCACGGCGACAGTACTGACATCGGCCTGCGTGGTCAGCAGCGATCGCAACTGTTCTTGATCCTTAGGCGTAAAGTATCGCAGGTAGGGGCGAAGATTGGACGTGACCCGGCCTTCACGGGCATAGATTTCCAAATCATCTATCGCAATCGAGCGCTCAAAAACACCCATCGATAGGTAAACCCGTTCTGCCCCTGCAGCTGGTGTTGACAGCAGTAGTCCAGCCAGGCAACTACCAACCCCAAGGGCGATCGCTCGGTAGGGATGACGACCATGGCGCATGGGGCGATCGCGCAAAATCAAGGACTGGAACCATGATGGCATCAGTCTAAATGACGTGAAATGCTGCATACTTCAGGAGTTGACGGGGGCAGACATGGCTAATTCGATGATGACAGAAGATCGAGTAACTGTGTTTCTGACAGTTGGGCAACACCCAGAGTCTGTGCCTTTTCTAACTTAGATCCGGCATCACTGCCCACTACTAAATAATCCGTTTTAGAACTCACGGTTCCGGTGACTTTGCCACCCGCCGCCTGAATTTTTGCCTTAGCATCCTCCCGACTTAGGGATGGTAAGGTGCCGGTAATCACAAATGTTTTGCCTGCTAACGGCTGAGCCCCTTGGGGTTTGAGCTGATCGGGAGCAAGGGCAAGCTGTAGACCGGCCTGTCGCAGGCGATCGATCAGCACCTGGTTGGCCGGCACCCGAAACCAGGCATAGACCGACTGGGCAATTTCTGAGCCAATGCCATAGACGGCGGCGATCGCTTCCGGTTCTGCTGCTCCCAAATCATCCACATTAGGAAACTGGTTGCTTAAGGTCTGGGCATTGACACTGCCTACATGGCGAATACCTAAGCCATAGAGCACCCGCGGCCAGGTCTGTTGCTTCGACTGAGCGATCGCCCCCACCAGCTTCTGCGCCGATGTGGGGCCCATGCGATCTAGGGTGAGCAGTTGCTCCACCGTTAGGTCATACAAATCCGCTACCGATTGC harbors:
- a CDS encoding alpha/beta hydrolase; translation: MPSWFQSLILRDRPMRHGRHPYRAIALGVGSCLAGLLLSTPAAGAERVYLSMGVFERSIAIDDLEIYAREGRVTSNLRPYLRYFTPKDQEQLRSLLTTQADVSTVAVAQFLYTDQGEALLERISRIIRTQSPEAAPRAIRAALILAADSDDGLTPLNVLKEFPLTDLRISVDATLSFVSEVENLINQTTQAIQIIQTQATFESRVEAPIDSMGVRNPHDIGLYDWQTVTLNLRDRRRDRAFDVDVYVPITATLGSPTPPMPAPVIIISHGLGSDRTTYRYLADHLSSHGFVVAVLEHPGSNAMQIQALVQGRVREVTSPQEFVDRPLDITFLLDELERLNRTHPQLSGRMNLEKTGIIGQSLGGYTALTLIGGTLHGERLIQSCYDDSWLNLSLLLQCQALDLPWETLDQSLKDDRIVAAIAINPIGSGIIGQNGFNQIEKPVMVMTGNADTIAPALPEQIRPFTWLGSLNKYLVLMQGGTHFSTLGSSANGSEALLLPSNIVGPDPAIAHRYVNAMSVAFFQTYVANDPNYRGFLRATYADYLSEQALPLSLVRSLDPLQLSRILSMP